From one Candidatus Tanganyikabacteria bacterium genomic stretch:
- a CDS encoding NAD(P)H-dependent oxidoreductase subunit E, with protein sequence MDGIGSILEKHRDQRFGFMSVLGEIQTRYGYLPADALKRVAQATGRSLSDIYGVATFYRAFSLTPRGKHVTAVCVGTACHVRGAKRLAEEMERHLGIRAGETTPDREITLEAVNCLGACALGPIVVADGHYVSKVDNHKARNLLDKLRGSNGHHRGPFDSPVFPVTVSCPRCNHGLMTKDHLIDGHPAIHVTVSFGLHYGWMRLSSLYGSFTIESEHEIPLDVELELFCPHCHAELVGASPCPECAAHMVPMLVRGGGVVQICARRGCKSHRLDLGGSL encoded by the coding sequence ATGGACGGCATCGGCTCGATCCTGGAAAAGCACCGCGATCAGCGCTTCGGCTTCATGTCCGTCCTCGGAGAGATCCAGACCCGCTACGGCTACTTGCCGGCCGACGCCCTCAAGCGCGTGGCCCAGGCCACGGGCCGGTCCCTGTCCGATATCTACGGCGTGGCGACGTTCTACCGGGCGTTCAGCCTCACGCCGCGCGGCAAGCACGTGACGGCGGTCTGTGTTGGCACGGCCTGCCACGTGCGCGGCGCCAAGCGCCTGGCCGAGGAGATGGAGCGCCACCTGGGCATCAGGGCCGGAGAGACCACGCCCGATCGGGAAATCACCCTCGAGGCCGTCAACTGCCTGGGCGCCTGCGCCCTCGGGCCCATCGTCGTCGCCGACGGCCACTACGTGAGCAAGGTGGACAACCACAAGGCCCGCAACCTGCTCGACAAGCTGCGGGGCAGCAACGGCCACCATCGCGGGCCGTTCGACTCGCCGGTCTTCCCGGTCACGGTGAGCTGCCCGCGCTGCAATCACGGCCTGATGACCAAGGATCACCTCATCGACGGGCATCCGGCCATCCACGTGACGGTCTCGTTCGGCCTTCACTACGGCTGGATGCGGCTGTCGAGCCTGTATGGCAGCTTCACCATCGAGTCCGAGCACGAGATCCCGCTGGACGTCGAACTCGAGCTGTTCTGCCCGCACTGCCACGCCGAACTGGTCGGCGCCTCGCCGTGCCCGGAGTGCGCCGCCCACATGGTCCCGATGCTGGTCCGCGGCGGCGGCGTGGTGCAGATCTGCGCCAGGCGCGGTTGCAAGAGCCACCGGCTGGATCTGGGAGGCTCCCTGTGA